A region of Pseudopipra pipra isolate bDixPip1 chromosome 10, bDixPip1.hap1, whole genome shotgun sequence DNA encodes the following proteins:
- the COPS7B gene encoding COP9 signalosome complex subunit 7b, translated as MAGEQKPSCNLLEQFILLAKGTSGSALTALINQVLEAPGVYVFGELLKLTNVQELAEGSNAAYFQLLNLFAYGTYRDYVANKDNLPELTVTQKNKLKHLTIVSLASRMKCIPYSVLLKDLDMRNLRELEDLIIEAVYTDIIQGKLDQRNQVLEVDFCIGRDIQKKDISNIVKTLQEWCDGCEAVLLGIEQQVLRANQYKENHHRTQQQVEMEVTNIKKTLKATASSSAQEMEQQLVERECPPHTEQRQPTKKMSKVKGLVSSRH; from the exons ATGGCAGGAGAACAGAAACCGTCCTGCAATCTTCTAGAGCAGTTTATTTTACTGGCCAAAGGTACAAGTGGCTCAGCTCTGACTGCTCTTATAAATCAAGTGCTGGAGGCTCCTGGGGTTTATGTCTTTGGAGAGCTGTTGAAGTTAACAAACGTGCAGGAG CTTGCTGAAGGGTCCAATGCTGCTTATTTCCAGCTGCTGAACCTGTTTGCGTACGGAACATACCGAGACTATGTAG CAAACAAAGACAACCTGCCTGAATTAACAGTGACTCAGAAGAACAAGCTGAAACACTTGACGATCGTAAGCCTGGCGTCCCGAATGAAG TGCATTCCCTATTCCGTATTGCTGAAGGACCTGGATATGAGGAatctgagggagctggaagaTCTGATTATTGAAGCGGTTTATACGGATATTATCCAGGGGAAGTTGGATCAGCGAAACCAGGTGTTAGAGGTGGATTTTTGTATTGGTAGAGATATTCAGAAGAAGGACATCAGTAACATTGTCAAAACACTCCAGGAATG GTGCGATGGTTGTGAGGCAGTTCTTTTAGGAATTGAGCAGCAAGTACTTAGAGCCAACCAGTACAAAGAGAACCATCACAGAACTCAGCAGCAGGTAGAGATGGAG GTCACgaacataaagaaaacattaaaagctACAGCCTCGTCGTCGGCACAGGAGATGGAACAGCAGCTGGTAGAGCGAGAGTGCCCTCCACACACAGAACAAAGGCAGCCCACAAAGAAGATGTCCAAAGTCAAAGGGCTGGTCTCCAGCCGCCACTAG